From Leptospira congkakensis, one genomic window encodes:
- a CDS encoding acetyl-CoA carboxylase biotin carboxylase subunit, which produces MKPIQKILIANRGEIAVRVIRTAKRMGIKTVAVYSDPDAQSLFVRSADEAFSLGGTDARSSYLNVEKVIRACIETGADAVHPGYGFLSENTDFAKKLEEKGIRFIGPKPHSINAMGDKIGSRLLVAKNGVPVVPGYEGASQEMSVFKKEAEKIGYPIMAKASAGGGGKGMRRIDSPEELEPGILSAKRESLSAFGDDRILLEKYITNPRHVEFQIFGDSQGNIIHLHERDCSLQRRHQKVVEETPAPSYSADLKSQMSLAAVNAARAVQYEGAGTVEFILGESGEFYFLEMNTRLQVEHPVTEMTTGLDLVEWQIRVCQGEALPELQTPPQKGHALEVRIYAEDPKEGFLPSTGKIHHLSFPERDYLRIDSGVVSGSEITMFYDPMIAKMIVWGEDRITAIHRLIECLSETIVFGPKTNLQFLQRLVSTKEFAEGKVSTHYIADHEPALLANNTKEELKLAFAGAFFTSKESSNPWLSETT; this is translated from the coding sequence ATGAAGCCGATCCAAAAAATACTCATCGCCAACCGAGGTGAAATTGCCGTTCGTGTCATTCGCACCGCAAAAAGAATGGGCATCAAAACTGTTGCTGTCTATTCAGATCCTGATGCCCAAAGTTTATTTGTCCGATCAGCAGACGAAGCGTTCTCACTCGGCGGGACAGATGCTCGTTCCTCCTACTTAAATGTAGAAAAGGTCATCCGCGCTTGTATCGAAACGGGAGCCGATGCCGTTCACCCAGGATATGGATTTTTATCAGAAAACACTGACTTTGCGAAAAAACTAGAAGAAAAGGGAATTCGATTCATTGGACCAAAACCTCATTCGATCAATGCGATGGGAGATAAGATCGGCTCACGATTGTTAGTTGCAAAGAATGGAGTGCCAGTGGTTCCCGGTTATGAAGGTGCCTCACAAGAAATGTCCGTATTCAAAAAAGAAGCGGAAAAAATTGGATACCCTATTATGGCAAAGGCAAGTGCCGGTGGTGGCGGAAAAGGAATGCGTAGGATCGATTCCCCTGAAGAATTAGAACCAGGAATTCTTTCCGCAAAACGGGAATCTCTTTCTGCTTTTGGTGATGATCGAATCCTTTTAGAAAAATACATTACCAATCCGCGCCATGTTGAGTTTCAAATTTTTGGAGACTCTCAAGGCAACATCATCCACTTACACGAAAGGGATTGTTCCTTACAAAGACGCCACCAAAAGGTCGTCGAAGAAACTCCTGCTCCCAGTTATAGTGCTGATTTAAAATCACAAATGTCACTAGCTGCAGTGAATGCTGCGAGAGCCGTACAATATGAAGGTGCTGGAACCGTCGAATTCATATTAGGTGAAAGTGGGGAATTCTATTTTCTTGAGATGAACACTCGTTTGCAAGTGGAACATCCTGTCACGGAAATGACCACGGGCCTTGATTTAGTGGAATGGCAAATTCGAGTTTGTCAGGGAGAAGCGTTACCTGAGTTACAAACCCCACCACAAAAGGGACATGCATTAGAAGTGCGAATTTATGCGGAAGATCCGAAAGAAGGATTTTTACCTTCTACTGGAAAAATCCACCATCTATCTTTTCCGGAACGAGATTATTTACGAATTGATTCGGGAGTTGTTTCTGGCTCCGAGATTACAATGTTTTATGATCCCATGATTGCCAAAATGATTGTATGGGGGGAAGACAGAATCACGGCCATCCACCGCCTAATTGAATGTTTGTCTGAGACAATTGTTTTTGGTCCTAAAACCAATTTACAATTTTTACAAAGGTTAGTTTCTACAAAAGAATTTGCGGAAGGAAAAGTTTCCACTCATTACATCGCAGACCACGAACCTGCACTGTTGGCAAACAATACAAAGGAAGAGCTTAAACTCGCTTTCGCCGGTGCATTTTTTACTTCTAAAGAATCAAGTAACCCTTGGTTGAGTGAGACCACATAA
- a CDS encoding acetyl-CoA carboxylase biotin carboxyl carrier protein subunit produces the protein MDYLFETKSGSASVFVSGSKVRVRLEKDSFSFQLDDWIKEERKSDTNPLRSVFMNDGSILQYLKVRNEIFLHWKGEIWSGKLAERQYEGAGQTSPEIKSPMPGKVVQISTEVGREHKGGETLLILEAMKMENAVKAPYPCRVEEIRKAQGDLVQQDEVLIILHRIEPEKT, from the coding sequence ATGGATTATCTATTTGAAACCAAATCTGGTTCTGCATCTGTTTTTGTAAGTGGCTCCAAAGTTCGAGTGCGATTGGAAAAAGATTCCTTTTCTTTCCAACTAGATGATTGGATTAAAGAGGAAAGAAAGTCAGATACAAATCCGCTCCGTTCCGTTTTTATGAACGATGGATCTATATTACAATATCTTAAAGTAAGAAATGAGATTTTCCTCCATTGGAAAGGTGAAATTTGGAGTGGAAAACTCGCCGAACGCCAGTATGAAGGTGCAGGCCAAACCTCACCGGAAATCAAAAGTCCTATGCCGGGAAAAGTAGTGCAAATCTCTACTGAGGTCGGTCGCGAACATAAGGGAGGAGAAACCCTCCTCATTTTGGAAGCAATGAAAATGGAGAACGCCGTTAAGGCACCGTATCCTTGTCGAGTGGAAGAAATTCGCAAGGCACAAGGGGATTTGGTCCAACAAGACGAAGTGCTCATCATTTTACACAGAATCGAACCGGAAAAAACATAA
- the omp85 gene encoding Omp85 family outer membrane protein, which yields MYNHILRSFTLLLFFSFFHGVFGQERQPRTDLPFEISEKKRLSERDFKNKKEGGYFTGLPLINSDPNVGVGYGARVLYFYNGAKTSPMFEYTPYRVRVFAQYFNTTKRAPYHQLSIDAPYIFDTKWRLRADLVYERNPNSLFFGVGSDTLQPLSYLERNDPNGQIRRNAPFSDYEDNLNYRRQGDAGVGEAPIVSDHRYNRYDIENPNFSTSGEYSFFGGTLRAVTGVRLSKQIIRTYDGKYNNALLGPADGILGLLDVDRTFGTPQGETKLTREDKDGKIKGINGGYTNTVRAGIVFDTRDFEPDPNRGVFLEYTHERSAKAIGSTYDFNKNLVSGRIFLSPVQWFTSKPPEILEKFVLAARGTMIQTNGDAPFYEYRNMWGTETNQSGLGGRTTIRGYKQDRFVGQTMAFANFEIRWKFAETEFWGQHFDFQLVPFYDVGRVWDRTEDANLKNYKHSRGIGLRIPWNQATVIYFDHAISNEDRQTFINFNHIF from the coding sequence ATGTACAATCATATTTTAAGAAGTTTCACACTTCTGTTGTTTTTTTCGTTTTTCCACGGGGTTTTCGGTCAGGAACGTCAACCCCGTACCGACCTTCCGTTCGAGATCTCTGAAAAAAAGAGGCTGAGCGAGCGGGATTTTAAGAATAAAAAAGAGGGGGGATACTTCACTGGACTTCCTCTCATCAACTCCGATCCCAATGTGGGGGTAGGGTATGGGGCACGTGTGCTCTATTTTTACAATGGGGCCAAAACATCCCCCATGTTCGAATACACTCCCTACCGTGTCCGGGTATTTGCTCAGTATTTTAATACGACGAAAAGAGCACCTTACCACCAATTGAGTATCGACGCTCCTTATATTTTTGACACAAAATGGAGACTTCGTGCAGATTTGGTTTATGAACGAAATCCCAATTCCCTTTTCTTTGGAGTTGGATCTGACACCCTCCAACCGCTTTCTTATTTAGAAAGGAACGATCCCAATGGTCAAATTCGACGAAATGCTCCTTTTTCCGATTATGAAGACAATTTGAACTATCGTCGTCAAGGGGATGCCGGGGTAGGAGAAGCACCTATCGTCAGTGATCATAGATACAATCGATACGATATTGAAAATCCTAACTTCAGCACTTCTGGTGAATATTCCTTCTTCGGAGGAACACTTCGTGCGGTGACTGGGGTTCGTCTCTCAAAACAAATCATTCGTACTTATGATGGAAAGTATAACAACGCCCTATTGGGTCCAGCGGATGGAATTTTGGGACTACTCGATGTCGACCGTACTTTTGGAACTCCTCAAGGGGAAACAAAATTAACTCGTGAAGATAAAGATGGAAAGATAAAAGGTATTAACGGTGGTTATACGAATACAGTCCGAGCAGGGATCGTATTTGATACACGTGACTTTGAGCCGGATCCTAACCGCGGGGTATTTTTGGAATACACACACGAACGTTCCGCCAAGGCAATTGGTTCTACCTATGATTTTAATAAAAACTTAGTGTCGGGTCGTATTTTCCTAAGTCCAGTTCAGTGGTTCACAAGTAAACCTCCGGAAATTTTGGAAAAGTTTGTTCTTGCCGCTCGCGGAACAATGATCCAAACCAATGGGGACGCACCATTTTACGAATACCGCAACATGTGGGGAACCGAAACCAACCAATCAGGTCTTGGCGGAAGAACTACCATTCGCGGTTACAAACAAGATCGTTTTGTAGGACAAACCATGGCATTTGCTAACTTCGAAATTCGTTGGAAGTTTGCAGAGACTGAGTTTTGGGGACAACACTTTGACTTCCAATTGGTTCCGTTCTATGATGTAGGACGAGTTTGGGATCGAACAGAAGATGCAAATCTTAAAAACTACAAACATTCTAGAGGGATTGGACTACGAATTCCGTGGAACCAAGCAACTGTTATCTATTTTGATCATGCGATTTCAAATGAAGATAGACAAACATTCATTAACTTTAACCATATATTTTAG
- the lsa25 gene encoding surface adhesin Lsa25, producing MKPVEDVYGLSPEETNQLFAGLIANQSLRDNGNGTISDLASGLIWQKCTHGQVYRAGFNDCLGAPQGSIFNPYDTARAGAAEVAFCDSKTHACNSIAFPQVVQGFSSIGIAGSSELYGACQNSNYLGATWRVPTVIEYQRLVIPGRAATLQFFPSTQEGDYWTAWSNNEDLPGETAHAISFDRQSYGVEKTVVKTQRNFVRCIRTGP from the coding sequence ATGAAACCAGTAGAAGATGTCTACGGTTTAAGCCCGGAAGAAACCAACCAACTATTTGCAGGACTAATTGCAAACCAAAGTCTTCGGGATAATGGAAATGGAACCATTTCCGATTTAGCATCAGGTTTAATTTGGCAGAAATGTACTCACGGCCAAGTGTATCGTGCTGGGTTTAACGATTGTTTAGGGGCTCCACAAGGTTCTATCTTCAATCCTTATGACACAGCTCGTGCAGGAGCAGCAGAAGTTGCCTTTTGTGATTCCAAAACACATGCTTGTAACTCAATTGCTTTCCCACAAGTGGTCCAAGGATTTTCGTCGATTGGAATTGCTGGATCTAGTGAACTCTATGGTGCTTGCCAAAATAGCAACTACTTAGGAGCCACTTGGCGAGTTCCTACTGTGATCGAATACCAAAGATTAGTCATTCCTGGTAGAGCCGCAACCCTCCAATTCTTTCCATCTACCCAAGAAGGTGATTATTGGACTGCCTGGTCCAATAATGAAGATCTTCCGGGAGAAACGGCTCATGCCATTTCTTTCGACAGACAATCTTACGGAGTTGAAAAGACTGTTGTGAAAACACAAAGGAATTTTGTCCGCTGCATTCGCACCGGCCCATAA
- the yihA gene encoding ribosome biogenesis GTP-binding protein YihA/YsxC, with product MHKYSKEIPFPETKFFTSIAHLSEKEELDSVPSITFMGRSNSGKSSLLNALSNHRGLAKVSKTPGKTKLINIFRTKEGFNLIDLPGFGYSKASHKEHKDMMKLLEGFLNSWKNLKILFILCDSQREFPEEELSTIEVAMEKKIKPVVIRTKIDKLNQSEQHRVRTDMEAAMNEIGVPFRVFYLSATTGRGVGELREFIVENMVDQTKVSK from the coding sequence ATGCATAAGTATTCCAAAGAAATTCCCTTTCCAGAAACTAAATTTTTTACATCGATTGCACATCTAAGTGAAAAGGAAGAATTAGATTCTGTGCCTTCTATCACATTTATGGGAAGATCCAATTCTGGTAAGTCCAGTTTACTGAATGCACTCTCAAATCATAGAGGACTAGCCAAAGTTTCAAAAACACCAGGAAAAACAAAACTCATCAATATATTTAGAACCAAAGAAGGGTTTAATCTCATCGACTTACCAGGATTTGGTTATTCAAAAGCATCTCATAAAGAACACAAAGATATGATGAAACTTTTGGAAGGTTTTCTCAATAGTTGGAAAAATTTAAAAATTTTATTTATCCTCTGTGATTCACAAAGAGAATTTCCTGAAGAAGAACTTTCCACCATAGAAGTGGCTATGGAAAAAAAAATTAAACCTGTTGTGATCCGCACCAAAATTGACAAACTCAACCAAAGCGAACAACACCGAGTGCGTACAGACATGGAAGCAGCAATGAATGAAATTGGAGTTCCCTTTCGAGTATTTTACCTTTCGGCAACAACAGGTAGAGGTGTTGGAGAATTAAGAGAGTTTATCGTAGAAAATATGGTGGATCAAACAAAAGTGTCTAAGTAA
- a CDS encoding tRNA lysidine(34) synthetase produces MFKIHELPFSFCKKKIPNLSLKLKKGLEETGRLVRYHELKKITNQNPSIILTGHHCKDYTESIFLHLTRGGGKKAFYTLPPFDGERFLPLVFFEDKELEQLYLFVSEKMRIFEDESNKDSVYKRNRLRMELLPVLEKENWNFHKTYWNFHDRSQLSLQFDLKNENIQKPTPHLFRIPHETWVSLNLSAKKELIDFHLKLLGHYPLYKSGFDNFHLQSEGERAFLENKNCFLYKSKFGDLFIIDKKSPAFKKAVSHREGNFLLIDWNQNRFKLSDPEEKYNLGSWHHGQKIQIRSGNKEISECMRENGIPFFLRTFIPILYFEGEPIQILFSLFSKSEKNYPKRIYLER; encoded by the coding sequence ATTTTTAAAATCCACGAACTTCCCTTTTCATTTTGTAAAAAAAAAATCCCAAATTTATCTCTCAAACTAAAAAAGGGATTAGAAGAAACAGGAAGACTTGTTCGTTACCATGAACTAAAAAAAATTACGAATCAAAATCCATCCATCATCCTTACGGGACACCACTGCAAAGACTATACAGAATCTATTTTTTTACACCTAACACGGGGTGGTGGTAAAAAAGCATTTTATACCCTTCCTCCTTTTGATGGAGAACGGTTTTTACCTTTAGTTTTTTTTGAAGATAAAGAATTAGAACAACTTTACTTATTTGTTTCTGAAAAGATGAGAATCTTTGAAGACGAATCCAATAAAGATTCAGTGTATAAACGTAACCGTCTCCGTATGGAATTATTACCAGTTTTAGAAAAAGAAAACTGGAACTTTCACAAAACCTATTGGAATTTTCATGATAGGTCACAACTAAGTTTACAGTTTGATTTAAAAAACGAAAACATTCAAAAACCTACACCTCATTTATTTCGAATCCCTCACGAAACTTGGGTGAGCCTAAATTTATCCGCAAAAAAAGAACTCATCGACTTTCATTTAAAACTTCTGGGACATTATCCTCTATACAAATCAGGGTTTGATAATTTCCATCTCCAATCAGAAGGGGAAAGAGCATTTTTAGAAAACAAAAACTGTTTTTTATACAAATCGAAGTTTGGTGATCTTTTCATCATTGATAAAAAATCTCCTGCCTTTAAAAAGGCGGTCTCACACCGGGAAGGAAATTTTCTTTTGATTGATTGGAACCAAAACAGGTTTAAACTTTCTGATCCAGAAGAAAAATACAATCTAGGATCTTGGCACCATGGCCAAAAAATCCAAATTCGCTCAGGAAATAAGGAAATTTCTGAATGTATGCGGGAAAACGGGATTCCTTTTTTCCTCAGAACCTTCATTCCTATCCTTTATTTTGAAGGAGAACCCATTCAAATTTTGTTTTCTCTGTTTTCAAAAAGTGAAAAGAATTATCCCAAACGAATCTATCTGGAAAGGTGA
- a CDS encoding ATP-binding protein, whose translation MISEIPTPITKLFDLALSRMGNKLPELWAENKTQFLISYSGGKDSSILVLFWKYLMERYQIQIPTLFYLSHGIRSIEEEEKELFQFLKSTNFPFHFVKKKSQIYLSN comes from the coding sequence ATGATTTCGGAAATTCCAACTCCAATCACAAAACTATTTGATTTGGCCCTTAGCCGAATGGGAAACAAACTCCCCGAACTTTGGGCAGAAAACAAAACTCAGTTTCTTATCTCCTATTCTGGGGGAAAAGATTCCTCTATCTTGGTTTTGTTTTGGAAATATCTAATGGAGAGATACCAAATCCAAATTCCAACTTTGTTTTATTTGTCTCATGGCATTCGTTCCATTGAAGAAGAAGAAAAAGAACTCTTCCAATTTTTAAAATCCACGAACTTCCCTTTTCATTTTGTAAAAAAAAAATCCCAAATTTATCTCTCAAACTAA
- a CDS encoding GAF domain-containing SpoIIE family protein phosphatase, whose translation MNREPMEDRICLLCAEPQLPNGITKNGRFFCQTCNREWILEKRKIPRIGKNILSSQEKTEFLLDNLSLFNSSIDLEDLMQRFTELISVRLKRDKVAVFITNLELGEVKLAYYSTKQKTLERAIKRITLDYDLSYGILIESMAKGEPCFYKFSEQTHPFYQFYSKLTGTKSQLVIPILYANTAVGMVTIDYEDEDDSYFVEDQEILQIVVGQFAVSLRNSLLFSKSENQSKNFQSLHTAALTLSQLYLNNHDEMVRMILLTLSGIVESSVTSLIENPPGSSKAKIFKLHRDLENQQIQTKTETIDVQKIHSLLQTKETITIDPNSILDFETIGIEGKESMVFPLTLENGTRCVFILTKQNSRFPHDEIEALNAFVSLARITMENSNLYQNLSNKERLEKEIEIAKEIQSTLLPRKAPEAEGFSFGGFMVPARGIGGDYYDFILSPNRNELFICIGDVSGKGVAAGLVMATVRTILHSLVRVKDSPWEILNDINNYLYSSYKEAITPRYMSMILLRWNLITGEVQFSGAGHGNFYHYHANSKSLSVIETEGVILGIQPDISAFRNESKLRFESGDTILLYTDGVTEARNAEGIEFSEPKLKSSFLSWISLEPKNILEKIYSELKEFVKEQEQHDDITMVAVRKI comes from the coding sequence ATGAACCGAGAACCCATGGAAGACCGGATTTGTTTGCTTTGTGCGGAACCCCAACTTCCCAATGGGATCACGAAGAATGGTCGGTTTTTCTGCCAAACCTGCAATCGCGAATGGATTCTGGAAAAACGCAAAATCCCTCGGATTGGGAAAAACATCCTCTCCTCCCAAGAGAAAACTGAGTTCCTCTTAGACAATCTCTCTCTATTCAACTCAAGTATTGATTTGGAAGATTTGATGCAAAGATTTACTGAACTCATCTCAGTACGTTTGAAACGAGATAAGGTGGCCGTGTTTATCACCAATTTAGAATTAGGTGAAGTTAAATTAGCTTACTATTCGACCAAACAAAAAACCTTAGAAAGGGCCATCAAACGAATCACTTTAGATTATGATTTGAGTTATGGAATTTTGATTGAGTCCATGGCAAAGGGAGAACCTTGTTTTTATAAATTTTCAGAACAAACCCATCCATTTTATCAATTCTATTCTAAACTGACAGGAACCAAATCACAACTAGTCATCCCCATACTTTACGCCAACACAGCTGTGGGAATGGTAACCATTGATTATGAAGACGAAGATGATTCTTATTTTGTGGAGGATCAGGAAATTTTGCAAATTGTTGTTGGTCAATTTGCTGTTTCCCTTCGAAATTCTCTTTTATTTTCTAAATCCGAAAACCAATCCAAAAACTTTCAAAGTTTACATACAGCCGCACTCACCCTAAGCCAACTCTATCTTAACAACCATGATGAAATGGTTAGGATGATCCTTTTAACTCTCTCTGGAATTGTAGAATCTTCGGTCACTTCTCTGATTGAAAATCCACCAGGTTCCTCAAAAGCAAAAATTTTCAAACTTCATCGTGATTTAGAAAACCAACAAATCCAAACTAAAACCGAAACCATAGATGTACAAAAGATTCACTCACTCTTGCAAACAAAAGAAACCATTACCATCGATCCAAACTCTATCCTTGATTTCGAAACAATAGGAATCGAAGGGAAAGAATCCATGGTGTTTCCTTTAACCTTAGAAAATGGAACTCGTTGTGTATTCATTTTAACCAAACAAAATAGTAGATTCCCACATGACGAAATTGAAGCACTGAATGCCTTTGTTTCCTTAGCCAGAATCACGATGGAAAATTCTAATTTATACCAAAACCTTTCCAATAAAGAAAGATTGGAAAAAGAAATTGAAATCGCAAAAGAAATCCAAAGTACACTTTTACCTAGAAAAGCTCCCGAAGCCGAAGGATTTTCTTTTGGTGGTTTTATGGTGCCCGCTCGTGGAATCGGTGGAGATTATTATGACTTTATCCTTTCACCTAATAGAAACGAGTTGTTTATCTGTATCGGAGATGTCAGTGGGAAAGGAGTGGCGGCAGGACTTGTGATGGCAACCGTCAGAACCATTTTACATTCCCTAGTTCGCGTTAAAGATTCTCCTTGGGAAATCCTAAACGATATCAATAATTATCTTTATTCCAGTTATAAAGAAGCCATCACTCCAAGGTATATGAGTATGATTTTGCTAAGATGGAACCTGATTACAGGGGAAGTACAATTTTCAGGTGCCGGTCATGGAAATTTTTACCATTACCATGCAAATTCCAAATCGCTATCGGTGATTGAAACAGAGGGAGTCATTTTAGGAATCCAACCCGATATTTCCGCATTTCGGAATGAGTCCAAATTGAGATTTGAATCTGGTGACACCATATTACTCTATACTGATGGAGTCACAGAGGCACGAAATGCTGAAGGAATCGAGTTTAGTGAACCAAAACTCAAATCCAGTTTTCTTTCTTGGATCTCCCTCGAGCCAAAAAACATTCTCGAGAAGATCTATTCCGAACTAAAAGAATTTGTCAAAGAACAGGAACAACACGATGATATCACTATGGTGGCAGTAAGGAAGATATGA
- a CDS encoding sigma-54-dependent Fis family transcriptional regulator, with amino-acid sequence MSVKKFNPIQSIHEVATAMNSTQDPDGLLELILDRCIQICGVESGSLMLIDEKHAVLDAVTSRGMNQQLLRETKLKIGQGITGVAASTGKAKLVNDVSKDPDYIQVKEEIKSELVAPMIVEDDIIGVISLDSNRLNAFTAEMLEIVSVLAHQAGQIFKNLQTIRNLEQRTKIQATLIEISKVVSSTLDQNEVFDSIMVTMEKSLRLEKGSIVLFKKEEGLLRIVAASGLSPEEIDKGSYQSGEGITGKVYESGEPIIIESVASHPDFLNRVGYLSHFKHDPHNVSLLCAPILSEQTMLGVVNAFIVQNKHTDLKSYLDFLQVVASIISQSIKIQNLVEEAKKEISRENIQLKRELKNKYKFGSLIGKAASMEKMFEKIQLVADSRASVLITGESGTGKEMIANAIHYNSSRSENPFIKINCAAIPENLLESELFGHKKGSFTGAVTDKKGKFELADTGTIFLDEIGEMDLNLQSKLLRVLQEREIEAIGSTKAKKVDVRIIAATNAELEQLVAEKKFRADLFYRLNVVKINTPALRDRVEDIPLLMNHFLEKYTKDNNKVVKGISREASKLLLKYRWPGNVRELENVIERAVVLAQDEILSEEDFSDILSSLEDMPEHATEVTQLNHVESVSGAEPLDLGSGRLTPGQLDGLDGRAMEIVVSEVESRLIQYAMKKFRYTKTRVAKFLGINRNTLDKKIKELNIEY; translated from the coding sequence ATGAGCGTGAAAAAATTTAATCCCATCCAATCCATCCACGAAGTTGCCACAGCTATGAATTCTACCCAAGACCCAGACGGGCTTCTTGAGCTCATTTTGGATCGTTGCATCCAAATTTGTGGGGTGGAATCTGGGTCCCTCATGCTCATTGATGAAAAACATGCAGTCCTGGATGCAGTCACTTCTCGGGGGATGAACCAACAACTCCTTCGGGAAACCAAACTGAAAATTGGGCAAGGGATTACTGGGGTGGCTGCTTCTACAGGAAAAGCGAAGCTCGTCAATGATGTTTCTAAAGATCCGGACTACATTCAAGTAAAGGAAGAAATCAAATCAGAGTTAGTTGCTCCGATGATTGTGGAAGATGATATTATTGGGGTTATTTCGCTCGACTCCAACAGATTGAATGCGTTTACAGCAGAGATGTTGGAAATTGTAAGTGTCCTTGCTCACCAAGCAGGTCAAATTTTTAAAAACTTACAAACCATTCGTAATTTAGAACAAAGAACTAAAATTCAAGCAACCCTTATTGAAATTTCTAAAGTGGTTAGTTCCACATTAGATCAAAATGAAGTTTTTGATTCCATTATGGTCACAATGGAAAAATCACTTCGTTTAGAGAAGGGAAGTATTGTTTTATTTAAAAAAGAAGAAGGACTACTCAGGATCGTTGCTGCCTCTGGGTTGTCTCCAGAAGAGATTGATAAAGGTAGTTACCAATCTGGTGAAGGAATTACTGGAAAGGTATATGAATCCGGTGAACCTATCATCATTGAATCGGTCGCAAGCCATCCTGATTTTTTAAATCGTGTTGGATATTTGTCTCATTTTAAGCATGATCCACATAACGTAAGTTTACTTTGTGCACCCATTCTCAGTGAACAAACGATGCTTGGTGTTGTAAATGCATTTATCGTTCAAAACAAACACACTGATTTAAAATCTTATTTAGATTTTTTACAAGTGGTTGCTTCCATTATTTCCCAATCGATTAAAATTCAAAACTTGGTGGAAGAGGCTAAAAAAGAAATATCTCGTGAAAATATCCAACTCAAAAGAGAATTAAAAAATAAGTATAAGTTTGGATCTCTCATCGGTAAAGCTGCCAGTATGGAAAAGATGTTTGAAAAAATCCAACTGGTTGCCGATTCCAGAGCATCTGTTTTGATTACGGGTGAATCAGGAACTGGTAAAGAGATGATTGCCAATGCCATTCATTACAATAGTTCTCGTTCTGAAAATCCATTCATCAAAATCAACTGTGCCGCAATTCCTGAAAATTTACTTGAGAGCGAACTTTTTGGTCATAAAAAAGGATCTTTTACGGGTGCGGTGACTGATAAAAAAGGAAAGTTTGAATTAGCAGACACAGGAACCATATTTCTCGATGAAATTGGCGAAATGGATTTAAACTTACAATCTAAATTGTTACGTGTGTTGCAAGAAAGAGAAATCGAAGCGATTGGATCTACCAAAGCAAAAAAAGTAGATGTTAGAATCATTGCGGCAACGAATGCAGAGTTAGAACAATTAGTTGCAGAGAAAAAGTTTAGAGCCGATCTTTTTTATAGATTGAATGTAGTCAAAATCAATACACCAGCATTACGTGATCGTGTTGAGGACATTCCTCTACTCATGAATCACTTTTTGGAAAAATACACAAAAGACAATAATAAAGTGGTAAAAGGGATTTCTAGAGAGGCATCCAAACTTCTATTGAAATACCGTTGGCCAGGTAACGTCCGTGAGTTGGAAAATGTGATCGAAAGAGCCGTTGTTCTTGCTCAAGACGAGATCTTAAGTGAAGAGGATTTTTCTGATATTCTTTCTAGTTTGGAAGATATGCCGGAACATGCAACAGAAGTGACCCAATTGAACCATGTAGAATCCGTGTCTGGTGCTGAACCTCTGGATTTAGGATCGGGTCGATTGACACCGGGACAACTAGATGGCCTTGATGGTCGCGCTATGGAAATAGTTGTGAGCGAAGTGGAATCAAGACTCATCCAATATGCAATGAAAAAGTTCCGTTATACAAAAACCCGAGTCGCAAAGTTTTTGGGAATCAACCGAAACACTTTGGATAAAAAAATCAAAGAACTCAATATCGAATACTAA